In Streptacidiphilus sp. P02-A3a, the DNA window GCGACCGCGAGAAGGACGTCGAGACCCTGACCCGGCTCCATCAGAGCACCGTCCGGCGCTTCGCGTCGGGGCCCGGACCGTGCCGTGAGCTGTGCGGACCGGGCGGGAGTGTCGATGTGTGCTGCGCTTACGAGTCCCTGACGCTGCGTCGGGGTGGAGGGCAGCACGGGTCCGCTGCGTCTATTGTGCCCGAGTATGGACGTACTCCTCACCGGCGGGGCCGGTTTCATTGGGTCGGCGATCGCCGCCCGGCTCGCTGCGGCGGGTCACCGTGTTCGGGTGCTCGACGCGCTGCTGCCGGCCGTGCACCCGGCGGGCGGTGTGCTCAATCTGCCGGACGGCGTCGAGTTCATCCGTGGCGACGTGCGTGACGGGGAGACCGTCGAGCGGGCGCTGCGCGGGGTGACGGCGGTCTGCCACCAGGCGGCGATGGTGGGCCTCGGCCTGGACCTGGACGACGCGCCCGACTACGTCGGCTGCAACGACCTGGGGACGGCGGTGCTGCTCGCGGCGATGGCGCGGGCGAAGGTGACGGAGCTCGTGCTGGCCGGGTCGATGGTCGTCTACGGAGAGGGGAGCTACCGCTGCGCCGAGCACGGTACGGTCGCGCCTGGGCCCCGGCGGACCGCCGACCTGAGTGCCGGGCGGTTCGAGCCGCCGTGCCCCCGCTGCGGGGAGCCGCTGGAACCGTGTCTGGTTGAAGAGGACACCGCGCCCGACCCGCGTAACGTCTATGCGGCGAGCAAGGTCGCCCAGGAGCACCTGGCGTCGGCCTGGGCGCGGGCCAGCGGCGGGCGGGTCATCGTGCTGCGGTACCACAATGTCTACGGACCCGGCATGCCGCGCGACACCCCGTATGCGGGGGTG includes these proteins:
- a CDS encoding NAD-dependent epimerase/dehydratase family protein, which translates into the protein MDVLLTGGAGFIGSAIAARLAAAGHRVRVLDALLPAVHPAGGVLNLPDGVEFIRGDVRDGETVERALRGVTAVCHQAAMVGLGLDLDDAPDYVGCNDLGTAVLLAAMARAKVTELVLAGSMVVYGEGSYRCAEHGTVAPGPRRTADLSAGRFEPPCPRCGEPLEPCLVEEDTAPDPRNVYAASKVAQEHLASAWARASGGRVIVLRYHNVYGPGMPRDTPYAGVASIFRSAVARGEAPRVFEDGGQRRDFVHVADVAEANLAALRALAGREPGTFRCYNVGSGQVHTVGEMAAALALAGGGRPPVVTGQYRLGDVRHITADSRRLREELAWRPEVAFEDGMADFAHAPLRGE